In Nymphaea colorata isolate Beijing-Zhang1983 chromosome 3, ASM883128v2, whole genome shotgun sequence, a genomic segment contains:
- the LOC116250842 gene encoding photosystem I reaction center subunit V, chloroplastic yields MASTQVTTMRTPTPPHSHPYDSGPLPFLSQPTSQCQGIATPHLQPSATAMAATFFNLTAPLQKQSPSFQGLRPLKPTDSLFSTLKSTGSRAHVKVSRPARFGGVKAELNASLVISLSTGLSLFMGRFVFLNFQRENVAKQGLPEQNGQTHFEAGDVRAKEYVGLLKSNDPSGFNIVDVLAWGSIGHIVAYYILATASNGYDPKFF; encoded by the coding sequence ATGGCGTCCACCCAAGTCACCACCATGCGCACCCCAACCCCTCCACACTCCCATCCATATGATTCAGggcctcttccttttctctccCAACCCACTTCCCAGTGTCAAGGCATCGCCACCCCACACCTGCAACCCAGTGCAACAGCCATGGCCGCCACCTTCTTCAACCTCACAGCTCCCCTGCAGAAGCAGTCACCTTCTTTCCAAGGGCTGCGCCCCCTGAAACCCACAGACTCCCTCTTCTCCACCCTCAAGTCTACCGGCAGCAGAGCCCATGTCAAGGTGAGCAGGCCGGCCAGGTTTGGAGGTGTGAAGGCTGAGCTGAACGCTTCTCTTGTCATCAGCCTGAGCACTGGCCTCTCCCTGTTCATGGGGAGGTTCGTTTTCTTGAATTTCCAGAGGGAGAATGTTGCCAAGCAAGGTCTGCCCGAGCAGAATGGGCAGACTCACTTTGAGGCAGGCGACGTCAGAGCCAAGGAGTATGTTGGTCTCTTGAAATCCAACGACCCATCTGGGTTTAACATCGTGGACGTGCTGGCTTGGGGCTCCATCGGCCACATAGTGGCCTACTACATCCTTGCGACCGCAAGCAACGGCTACGATCCCAAGTTCTTCTAA